In the genome of Lactuca sativa cultivar Salinas chromosome 3, Lsat_Salinas_v11, whole genome shotgun sequence, the window taaaaaggaaagttgtagattttatttttacctatgtgtggatataaataacgtcaaaaacggagctcgtatgcgaaagttatggatgaagcttagtctctacttttcgagcgcggcgaattcgatacagttttgtaaatccgagatagaatgagaattagccaacgaggtctaaatgaaagttttagtactCGTGAATACCaatgcgtagatataaagaacgtagaaaacggagctcgtacgcggaagatacggacgaagcttggagactactttactataaaattcctataaataagagatgaactcttcataatttcttcacaccataagcctttctttctctctataacttctctctaacctccctaaacctcTACCAagtagaagaaagccccggagcgcccgaagaCTCCGAGGAGAAAAACTTtcagctcggaaacgctgctccagcgaagcccggtttttaataaaaatccgATGTAAGTGGGCTacacctatactatatttaatatagtttttatttaattatagtaacattattaggaccctaaaataattatttgggctattattatgagttatattgagtgttatttaacgcttatataatagtaataatagttagactattaattagtctcggcgactaatagactaaactctactagtaataatactaggtttcatcgaaggaaattatttttttaagaaatgaagcgttgtctgagttcggaatcaccactttttcaagtgagtgcatggtccctttcatcttacacatagatatgaagtattttatataaattgcatgctatgtgtgcatattatctaaatacttgttgtctatgatggaggaatgattttatacatgttttaaaagatttaaatatagatttattttatatctacaaatatattgggataaaacatgggtagatgaaatagttggtgtgtgatgaaataaaatgatgagagatatgtgatgataggaaggtgatgataattaggtggtggataggtgatgatgaatcggtgatataggatgaaagatactataaccttgtccgacaatttggagatgtagtcatctactagagtatagatggcgaccacggactattctagacaacccgtggaaacaccaacagacttataacctgtaggtgatgaattatgagtctaggtgatgttgtgactgtaaattcatgtgatgatactctaacccttactatgaattacgagttcaagcgacattgtaactacgtattcatgccttaggaacgagcatataaggaaatatgaggtaaaaagatgagaggtaaatatgatataggagatgaccttTAAGATAATTCTTTAAGGAATATTAAAGAAGATAAcagggatgggtaatcgggttaattgtttgatgattaaacataataattatattattgtgggttgaaaaccctatgtgctcaccaggtttcccaacctgacccaatcagtttatttatatcacaggtgttgatatgaagtcacattacactgagagattaaggagatatagatcactagtgataatgaatgtaagttctgtttatgcttatgtttttgtattgacgatgacatcccaaatgttttaaaatgaataaaaatatttttcctcAGAAATGCTTGGATAACgaaattatcatgttttctgggaacaaattccgcaatgttTTTATTggaagagatactctgatttttataaagcataaacaaaatcgatcttttctggccgtgaaaatggggatgtcacattgtccttatttctttttctctttttctttttctttatcgtTTTTGTATTTATAAAATGAGTGTCAATCTAGAGAGTTAAGGATTGGGGTAACAACATGGATGACAACATGATTGTTCAATCAACCTCCAAACAGGAGATTGTTTATACAGAGTCTGATTACCAATCCGCAGTGTTAAGCGAATCAATGGTCATCTGGCTAGGCGCAATCAGCTGCTAACTGAGCATAGTTTTCTAGTAGCAGAGAACAACATGTTCTCAGTTAGCAAAGTTCTATGGAAAGATAGCAACAATATGATTCTAGGAGCAGAATGTTCGGAGAATCCAAAGAGACATGTTATCCGCAACTTTGGCCGGTTCGCCTCGCTCGGTGTGTGTTGAGTTCCATGCCTTTCTGGAGACGATCTGTCTTGTACTGTCAATATGGTATTTCTTTGATATCACCCATCATGTTTACCCATGTTGCTTTGACACTGATTACTAGACAATCCTTTGTATAAATACTCAGTTATTGTAACCCTAATGGATACGCCAAAATATTGtaattatttataataattatctCTCCAGTTTGCCCAATAGACATAGCTTGATTAGCAAACTAAGTGAACCACTTAAATCACAATGTTCTTGTTCTTTTATTCTTTGTTATAATCTTCAGCACTCCAATAAAGTCGCATTACTATCAGTTTGAAGTAGCCTTAATCCTAACAAAGATCTAACATCTTTGTTACTTCTAAAAGTAGCCTTTGGGTATGTTCGGCAAAACTAGGTGGTAGCGGGTAGCGTTTgattttggagcgttttgttgaaagctacttcatgtagcttttgattttggagcgttttgtttagGTTAAAAGCTAAACGCTCATGAACAAggctttttcttttttattagcGTTTTCTTAAAAACTAGACGTCAGAAGCTTCTAAACGCTGCGTGCCGAACAAACCCTTAATCCTAACATCTTCTATTCTTCTAAATTGTTTTATTCAACATTATATCATGATGGTAGTGCCATAATTCTATCATACTACCCTAATTTATGTAACTATATATATTTAACATACTCTTCTGTCAATAAaaacataatatatcatatttCAGGGAGAAACGATGCTCTAGTTGATCGTTTGCAAAAAAAATTACCTATTTAGACATGATAATCAACAACCCGACCCATTTTTGGGTAATTTTCATTTGATTAGATCTAATATTAACTAGCTAATTTAAATTTGAACATCTATACACTTGGGACAATAATCGATCAAGCTTTCTGTTTGACAAAACAAATCGGAATTCAAAATCATTTGAAGACGTGTTTATATGAACCCCTGTTTCCTCTTCTAAACTTTGAACCTCGTTTGGGCTACAAACGACTTTGTCATAGCAAACGTACCTCCCACCACCACTTTTGTTCATTTCCTCGTATACATATACATGTGCATCTGCTAATTTATCAACGTCAACAGTGGCTAATAAACCGTAGTCATACATATCTTGACCACCTACAAATTCTTATTAACATCAGCTATGTTTATGAAATATTTAAAGGGCTAAATATAAAAACTATAAAGTACTttcatttatatgtttattatatcatCGTACTTTCAAAAGGGTAATTTTAATTATTctatcaaaatataaatttcactcTTTGTACTCAGATTATCCATAATATTCAATCAAAATACTGGAGCTCTTTTTTTAACACCTCAATTCCAATTCAACAACCTAAAAACTTCAAAGTATCTCTATAATAGTATGACTTCTTTTTCATCAgcttattataaataaataatatataatttatttaatttttagcATTCGATAATGCATAGGTATCAGCCTATAGAACAAATTCTATTATGTAAGATCATATATAATTTTCTTACTAttataaaatgaaaatgaaaataaataaaacacaaatAAAATATTACCTTTTTCTCTTATTGAAAATAAAGTTAATAAATAGAAATTAAGTGTATTAACATTTTAAGTAGATTGTGGTTTGTTGATATTATAttcatacatttttttttttcattttctaattttctaatttATAATTTAATGTCATTAAATTTTATCTAGataattaataaattgataaaaaCAGAAAAAAGATGATTGACAAAGCTTCtatcaaaaacataaaaatgtagaaGTTATATTGAAAAAAGTTTTGATTTAAAGCTTCCATAATATACTATTCAGAATAAGAAAAGTATTTTTGAATTTGCAAAATATAATAAGATCTTTATTAACCCTAAAAAAAACAAACGTAACCTtttataatacacaaataaataatAATACTTTACTATTTCGTTATTCAATAAAATCGGAATCAACCCAAGATATAACTGAGTCAACTCACCTTTGAGGTATGCTATCGTGGATGATGGATTTGTACAAAAGTAACGTGGTCCAGTTACAAGACCAGAGCATATTGTCgccattttcaaccctttttccTTGGCTATTTTCCATGACACGTGTTCTGCTTTCAACTTCCCCAAAGCATACCATAACTACAATATATTTCCAATAAATAATTATCTTATACACGTTTTTCATAAACTAAAATCAAATATCTGATTGTGAAATGTCAATATTAACCTTTTTGCGTTTGCAAAAGGATTCATCACTCCATGTATTGTGATCTACTACAGGAGAAAGGCAGCTATCGGAAATGTCTCTCCAAATGCATGTCAATAGAGAAGATGTAAGCACATAGTTCCTAACTGATGACGTGGCAGCACAGGCTTCCGCTATATTTTCTGCTGCTCTTGCTTCAACTTCCGCCATTATTTTCTATCAATTTTGTAATCATTTATCAGCTCGATTGTTCAAAATATATGTTTacattaattttaatttataatgagATAGtaataaatgaaagaaaaaaaaaacagtctATTTGTAATTTCATTTATATCACAAAACTTGAATCTAAGAATATCTAATACTGCTAAACTAAAAGATCTTTTGAACAGAAGCAGATATTAAAAGATTCTAGACCATATAATAGctattatattttaataatatGTATATTTAGAAAAAGGTTCtagaaacaaagaaaaaaaatagaataatTCTGATATAGAATTTTCAATAATGTGTATATTTAGAAAAAGGTTCTAGAaacaatgaaaaaaataaaataattcatgaaaagccaaaaatgatatggaattttcaataataaaatacAACCCATTCAGATCTTGCACCAACACATGCTGTCTGCATTGATTTTTCCGTGGAAAATTGATTATTGTCAGCGACCTGCTACGATAGTGACTTTGTCTCTACGTGATCGGAAAACGATATGGAAAGAGAATAAGAGACTCACTGAGTAGCCGGAGAGTCCACTCGGATCAATGAAAGCCGCCGTATGAAATACAGCACAACATCCATCGAAAGCTTCCATTAAGCTTCCACGTTCGTTGAAATTCGCCTGAACAACTCCGATCTGATTGTTGCTTGTAATGTTCGATCTTCCTCCTGCCTCCTCTGTAATTTCTATCTCCCTCAATCGCTCAATATCTTCTGTAATTCCAAATACTTCCAGTTAATTCATCAAAACTTCCAGTTAATATAGTAGATATATAGATGCACGAATATCTCATGGAATAAATCATTAGACAAATTTAAAgcactatttttattttttacctTCGTTATCGACGATGATCCGAACGGAATAGCCTCTGAGTAATAATTTCTTCACAATAGCGATTCCAAGGAAAGAGACGCCGCTTGTGACGCATACAAGCTTCTGATCTGCTGTGTATTCGTTTCTGTTAGCTGCTGGCACTTGCCGGCGGTTGTACTCTTCTTCGGTTGTAACCTTGAGGACAACGCCGGAGCAGGATAGCAGCATCCGCCGGAACTCCTCGATCTCAGCTCTCCGACTCTCGTCTGTCCGTACGACACCCATTGAAGCTGCTAGAAGAAGTATTTAGAACAGAAAGTAGAAATATTGACAACATGTGTAAAGCGTTTTCCCTTTATATAGGAACTGCTGGTTAGTTTGAATATAAGAATTTAATAACTTTGTATTTTTCCTTGTccattaatattattattgttattaatttcattaatatttattgttattttacaaaaCGGTTGATGTGGTTCACTCCAGTACGCACATCATTATAATTTGACCATTTTATACGGATCATTTTTATGTTGGGATCTTCATCTCTAAATGACATATATAGAATAATAGGATAAATGGCACGTGATTACAAAGGTGCTACCATACCTAGAACCGAAATTCTCACCAAAACTAGAACCTATATTAGTTATTCAAAATCCATGATAAACTCTCTAATTTGATCTCTTAGATTGCTCTATGAAATGTATTTCAGTTAATGATACCTCAAGGAAGCATTCATTTGTAGAAAAAACATGCTAAACCTAAAAACCTTTCATGTACGAAACAAGCCCGAAAAAGAACCTTGAGTGTCAATAACTACGCCCGGATGGTTGTATTGATATGATCAAGGGACAAGATTGATTTGTTGATATGAATTTTTTCAGTAGGGTTATtccttcttcatacaaagttACAATAAAGGATTATTGGATTTGAACGTTTGTTTGTGAACTAAATGCTAATTTTTTTTGCAAGATAAATGGTTCTTTGATTATTTGGATTTAACAAAAGATGTTCATGTGTAAAACCTAAATAACGTAAAAGTTgcttaaggtataaagcttccttAGCAGCTTCAAATGTCGAAATTAATTCATTCTTGGTTATGGACAAGTATATATCTAGTTTGTATTCTTGCTCTCCAACTAATAGTTGTACATCCAAGTGTGAAAACATGGCTAGCTATATGTGTATTTCCATCTTATTTcacaaaatccttaatataacaaaaGAGCTTTGAATTCCCAAAGATAATGATTCACAAATATCATTATCTATTAGTACCAAACAAAATAATACATGGTGGGTCACAACGTTGAACCTCGCAGAGAATGCTGGAgcatttattttgttttatttttaaaatatttgaatTCTTATTGCAAAAACCATATAAGGGAATACCTCATGACCAAACTCGCCAAGTAAAAGATGGACAAATCAAATCTACTATTTTCTTGATCCTTACATCCCAATTAATTCTATAGCTAAGAACGACATGAAAATGGTTCTATAATGCGACTAATTCATCAACAAGTTTGGTAAACCCACCGATGTATGGTATCTAAACTCCGATGGCTGTTAGCACACCAAACTCTCAAGCAGATAAACCATTATTTTGGCATAGTTAATGTAGAAGTTAGAActgtacattatatatatatatatatatatatatatatatatatatatatatatatatatatatatatatatatatatatatatatatatatatatagagagagagagagagagagagagagatagatagagagagagagatatatgttggttcctttgagataaaaaaaattagaaattgTGAGATATGTGTATAACCGTTTGATGTGCTTATGTTTGTTTCTGAAACTATGTGGTGGTATATTTATTGGTAACTTATTAAACTAACGTCGTTTATTTACGATTGTGGGGCTATTGTTGTAATTTTACAAAGATTGATATGAATTTTGTAGGCTATGATACTGTAACCGCttattgttttcttttctttcttgatCAAAGTCTCACTTCGAACTCTCAGGAAACcctctttttctttctttatcgTATTTCGCCCTAGTTTTGGTTTCTTACCTGTTATTGAGAAATCAGTAAATGTCTTCAGGAGAAAATATAAACGAAATCGCATGTTCGTTAATCGAAATGAAAGGTTAGAATGCgagttatttttcattttattgataATGCCTGTTTTTATTAATTAGTTAACTGTCGTTTTATGTTGAAAATGATGttttttgttttgattcagtAGGTTTTTCGTCATTTTAACTTGATTTTGATGATTGTCTCGTTTAGAGTTGAtatgttttttattatgtttgtttgtggtggtttttgatgtaagtttttgtttatattttcacaaataaggatttcaaaagaaagtatgttcgaaaaaaaatcaaaaatcaaaaaaatattgaATGCGGTAGAAGTGCTGTTATTTCCGAAGGTAcagttcaaaaaaaaatcatctatGATTAGAAGTagaaataaacatataacttAATGTTTGAAGTTATTTGTTGTAATCATAACTGATTTTTAGATTTTTCTAGTGTATTGAACATAACAtttagttatatgtttatttctacttctaatcataaatgattttatacattTGTTTATAATCATTGGTAAATAGTAAtgataaatgtatttttatgtatcaaACATgaatataaagttatttttgtaatcATAACTGATTTTGTGGTTCTTTTAAGTGGATTGTATATAACATTTagttgtatttttatttattgttctaatcataaatgattttatACGTCTGTTTATAATCATTAGTGAATAGTAATGATAAatgtatgttttattttttactaACACTATGTTTGTAATGAAAATTGTAGTTAAAAAAAGGAATGTAGATAGCTCAAGGAAGACACGATCATCTTCCAAAAGAGAAAAGGTGAATGAGGTGTCGCAAACACGTTCAAAGACATCCAAAAAAACAGTTATTGAACAACCAAAAGTGAAGTTGAGGGTTAAGGTCAAAATTGTAAGTAAGAAACGTGAACTATCTAATGAAGATGATTCAGATTTTCAGAGTCGTCCTGGATCTTCAAAGAAACCAAAGATAGAAACTAAAGTTTtgaagaaagataaaaaaaaaagttgctgTTATAAAAGAATTTCCTTCATTGAAGAATAGATGTTTACCTGGGTCATTGTTGGGTGTTATTCAAGGTTTAAGTAGAGAACAGAAGGATTGTGTTAAGGCTATGGGATTTGGGAGTTTGTTAGGGATGAAGATGATTGACGTACCGTTGAAGATTGTTTATTATGTTCTTGATCATTTTAATTTTGAATCTTTGAAGGTGGGGTTTGATAATTGTGAAGTTAGTGCTGATAGTAAGTTTGCTCAAAAGATGTTAGGATTACCATCTGGTGGCTCATTACTTTCAAACATGGATTACATTTCGGAGAATAATGAAGAGAGTTGTATGTTTGAGTGGAAGAAACAATATGAAAATATTGATAAATTGAGATTGAAACAGCTAAAGAATGAACTTATTCAAACTAGTGTTGCGGATGACAACTTCAGAATCAATTTTTTGGTTCTTTTTattaatactttctgtgagtcTACAAGCATGGGTAAATGTAATTTGAATCCATTGTATTTAATCAGAAGAGATACTGATTTAAGTAGCATTGAATGGTGCGATTACATTGTGGATTGTTTGGTAAGGACGAAGAAGGTTTACAACCCAGAGAAAGAATCTTCTTTCTTTTATGGACCAGCAGCATACCTTATGGTACGTaagttattttttatatttattattctttttatttgtaaaaatatgtttgtttttataataaatcatatatgattttattacatataatcatatatgattatgtagtatagtttttgtttaattatatattacacatcaaaatcatatatgatgttatatatgttatgttatgatgttataTATGTTTTTTGTAGTTTTTGTATGTGGATACTTTCAAGTTTGATCATTTGCAAGTCACACGTAAACGTCCAACTATTTTTTATTGGACATCAGAGAAGATAAGGTTTTCTTGAGGATATTTTCCAAGAGAGTGGAGGATTTGGATGTGGACATGTTAATGAAGCATATgttgaagaagaatttcaagaatctGAGTATAATGAGGAGGAATCTGGTGGTGATGAGGTTGAATTTAATTGTGAAGAGGATTTATGTGACGAGGATGAAGAAGATTTTGATGTTAATAAAGTTAGTGATGTGGAGGTAATTCTAtagttttattcatttatgatttaaTTAGTTTATTCATTTATGACTTTTTATGTTTAAGTATTTTAGTTGtaagtattttttttcttatgtaGGTGTACGAAAGTAAAATTTCATGTATGTATCAGAAGATGGAGGATTTGAAAAGGATCTTGTTGTAAAGATAGATGGAGTGTTGAAGTTTcctcaaagtcaaaatttgaaaaattggaaattattatttcccGTTGAAGATTTAAGCACAGAAAGTTTTGATTTCAATTATGTTTCACAAAAGTATAAAGAACCGATATTAACACCTGGTTTTGTTCAACTTAATGGCGAAGATTATGGGAATGATTTTCTTAATGATGATGAAAATGTTGAAGATTATGATCAAGGGAAATGTTCTGGTGGTCAGGGGGATGGAAGTGATCCACATGAGAGCAATATTGGTAAAAATCATGTTGAAGGTAaaggtgatgatgatgaagatgatgaacaaGGAAATGGAAGTGGATGTGATAAAGAAGAGGCCATGAATTTAAATTATGTTGTCGAAAATGTTACTAAGAGTGTGGGTCTAACTGATAGCCAGGAAGGTGTATCTTTTAGTCAATTTATTTGCGATCCAGTTGTTGAAAGTTTTCTTAAAACTTTGGATCAAGGTAggcatattttattattatatatactttaatcatatatgattttaatttttttatatttgaatTTTATAGGTACTAATGGTTGTTTAAATCAGAAACTAGTTGAAGATGATGTGAATTTGAATTTGACTGGTATTGATGATGGtaagtatttatttatgtatttttaatacataaaatatatataaatatgttataTAGATTATTCATttaggtggtgtttgtttttttcAAAAACCTCTTTTTGACCTCTTCTGTCTGCGCCATGCAGACGGCGCGCAGACATATACTCTCACAGAccgtttgtttttcagaagaccGCAGACTTAAAAAGGTCTGCGCGTCCTCTTCTTGGTGCAGACAAGGACCTATGTCTTCTAACCTCTTCTCACtaattaaatgaaaaaataaaaccTTTCCTTCAGGTCTAAATGAAAAAACCTCTTTCTTCACAAAGAAGTAGCCCCATCCATTTCTTTAAAAGAAACAACCGGcaaatttatttgtacaaaaaccCAATTATTGAAGTTGTtttaccaaaagtttttttttaagatCATATCCAAATTTAGTCCAAACAAATAAATTGGTTTAAATATAGTTTAGAAAATCAATTAATCCCCAACACTAGAATTATGTATGCCACATCGAGGAAAATCATTAGGTGCTATTTAATGCAAATATTTCTtaggtttaaaaaaaaatttatatatatatatatatatatatatatatatatatatatatatatatatatataaagactaaaattatttaaatttcgGTTTATTTTAACAGTCTGCAGTCATTAAAAAACAAACGGTCTTCTTTTTGCAGattgcagacgtttggtccacctcttcttcTAAAGATGTTTGCAGATGtagtccgcagactgcagacgttttgtcttaaaaaaacaaacaacaccttattattttaataatttaaggACGGTAAATTTGGGTGAGGATGATCATAAAAATAAAGATGGAGGTAATTTGTTTATAATTATTGTTtatttgtcacaactagaaattttggtgccttgtaatcacaacacttataacaattaagaatcaataacatgaaagcatgcatgatgctcattctataacaacaaaactccatcaaatactacattctagccctacaagtggtcaacaaagaattggaaacctttgaaattccaatttgagttcactttgaagtaggacttccttattggacctaatgaaccaatgagtttccaatttaactatcttgaacctagaactctcaaatgggccctaattggacccatatacatgaaacttaacatttttgggccttatgaacccaaaataaactagattaactttaatggaccttattggaccaaaacaaatttatattagccctaataggtcataaaagtcattctttgatttttattgggccaaaaatcacctaaTTAAACCTTAAAATAGACTTAAGCATTCAAGGCCCAATTCTTTCCTTTTCCCCtctccattttcggcccaaaccCACAAGAGAAAGAGAAGTTGACTTCCTcattgccacctcacttttacacAAAGGATTTCCATGCAAGTCTCATGcttccatgcaccatctcatcactcactctctcttctctcctctctttcttcctctcggccgaacccaaacacacacacacttcactcaaaattctctcaaggaaactctctccactcctctccatattttcgagatctaagaggctTCCAAGAAGATTTTTCCACAAATACATCATATAAGGTAATATATTGCTTGGATCCataatctagctacttcatttcatcagaaatctcttctaaatctattcaaaCTTGTGATCTTACATCATCTAAGccactaaactcgagatctaccaagaggacttgctaggatcgagatttcttcttctagtcttcttcaaaaccaaaactacaactcaaggtgagtttcatacccctctattttcagttttcatatgttttttgggggagaatacaagaaaatgtgtagatctatgtgtatgtgtatgctatgtgtgattttatgcatgtat includes:
- the LOC111875849 gene encoding cinnamoyl-CoA reductase-like SNL6; the encoded protein is MGVVRTDESRRAEIEEFRRMLLSCSGVVLKVTTEEEYNRRQVPAANRNEYTADQKLVCVTSGVSFLGIAIVKKLLLRGYSVRIIVDNEEDIERLREIEITEEAGGRSNITSNNQIGVVQANFNERGSLMEAFDGCCAVFHTAAFIDPSGLSGYSKIMAEVEARAAENIAEACAATSSVRNYVLTSSLLTCIWRDISDSCLSPVVDHNTWSDESFCKRKKLWYALGKLKAEHVSWKIAKEKGLKMATICSGLVTGPRYFCTNPSSTIAYLKGGQDMYDYGLLATVDVDKLADAHVYVYEEMNKSGGGRYVCYDKVVCSPNEVQSLEEETGVHINTSSNDFEFRFVLSNRKLDRLLSQVYRCSNLN